The following DNA comes from bacterium.
ACGACACGCGGTTCGTAACTGTTTGTAGATATTCGAGTTCCTGCTATGGTTCTGTGATCCGCGGCCGCGGGAGCCCCCGCCAGGTCTTCAGCTTCTCCCAGCGGAACCATTGCCCCGTCTCCCCGAAATTGTGCCCCAGCCAGATCACCAGGGAACCCAGCATGATCCCGCCGATCACATCGACAACGTAGTGATAGCGGCAATAGACTGTGGCGGCGCAGAGCAGCAGCCACAGGCTCGTCGCCAGCGGGCGATAGCGCGGGAACCAGCGCCAGACGTGCCACCAGCCCATCATCGAGCCGGCCACATGGCTGCTGGGAAACGCCGCGCCCAGGATGGCGCCGTTGGCGTGGATGACGCGCATGATGTCGGTGAAGATCCAGCCCGGCACGTCGATGGGCCGGGTGGTGAAATACTTGGGTCCCCAGGCGGGAAAGAACGTGTAGAGGGAGTAGCAGAGCAGCATGGTCGCGCTCAGGTCGCGTACGAAGCCGCGTACGGCGGGCCAGCGGTCGTCGTCGGCCGGGCCCGCGCTCTTGAAGAGCATGAACAGGACCACCGGCGAGAAAAGGTAGTAGGTGAAATAGGCGAACTCCATCAGCTCGTGGAACCAGGGCCACGGCCAGGCCGCCGACCAGGCCAGGCTCGGCTGCAGGCCGAAGAGCTTGCTTTCGAGGGCGATCAGCCAAGGGTCGAAGGAGTCGTGGAAGCCGTGGAAGACGATGCCCAGGAACTCCATCTCCGCGTAGAAGAGCGGGAAGGTGAACGGCAGGTAGATCTCGCCCACCAGCCGCAGCACGGCGTGACGCGAGCGCCGCAGGATCGGCGGCAAGAACCAGAAGACCAGCGCCAGGGCCCAGTGCGCGGCCAGCCGCCAGAAGGGGTGGGCGTTCACCGAGGGGTTGAGCAGGGGGTAGATTCCGCTGACGATCAGATAGACCACCGCCCAGCGGTCGAGGTCGAGGCGGTGGATGGTCAACCTGATCATCCCGCGGCGCATCAGAGCCAGCCCTCCCGGCGGTAGAAGTCCAGGGTCTCGGCGAATCCCGTGTCCAGGTCACGCGCGTCCGAGAAGCCGAGCTCCCTGCGGATCTTCTCGCCGGTGCAGGCCCAGCCGTCCACCGAAACATCCACAAGTCGATCTTCGGCCAGCAGGGGCAGCGCTTGCGCCCGTGTCCCGCCCACCAGCCGCGCGAACAGGCGCAGCAGCCCCACCGGCAGCGGCAGGGTCAGGATGGGCCGGCCGAAGCCGCGGGACAGGGCCGCCGTCAGGTCGGCGATGGCGTGGGGCATGCCGTCTTCCACGAAATACGCGCCCCGGGCGCGCTCGTCCTCGGCCAGCAGCACGGCGGCGCGGGCCGCATCCCGCCCGTCCACCAGGGATAACTCCTTCACGCGGCCGATGCGCGCACCCAGGCCGCGCCCGGCGGCCTTGAACAGGGGCAGGAAAGCCCGGTCGCGCGGACCGTACAGCGCGGGTGGCCGCAGGGCCGCGGTGCGGAAGGGCCAGTCCCGCTCCAGCAGGGATTCGGCCTCCACCTTGGAGCGTCCATAGGCGGTGATCGGCGCGCAGGGATCGTCCTCGCGCCGCGGCCTTCCTGGCGCGGAGGGTCCCGAGGCGGCCAGGCTGGAGATCAGCACGAACGCGCGCACCGAGCCCGCGCGGGCGGCGGCCTCCAGCAGGCGGCGCGTACTCAGTGTGTTGGCGCGCCGGTAGCCCGCCTCGTCCCGGGCGCGCACCACGCCGGCGCAGTGGATCACCCGCTCGGCGCCGTCGAGCAGGGCGTCCAGGGTCTCCAGGCCCGCCTCGTCCGGCGCGCCGGACGGCGGCGCCAGCACGGCCTCGATCGTCTCGAGGCCCTTGTCCCGGATCCAGCGCTGGTCGCTGGTTGCGCGCACGCTGGCGCGCAACCGGCATCCGCGTGCCAGCAGCGCGTCGGCGATGTGTCCGCCCAGGAAACCGGTGGCGCCGGTCAATGCCACCAGCGCGGTCATGACAGCGGCAGGTCGTAGATGCGGTAGGTCTTGTAGACCCGGGCGCCGAGCTTTTCGAGGATGTTGTTCATCGGCGTATTGTCCTCGAGGATCCAGCTGCACTCGCCCGCGGTGATGCCGCCCTTGACGGCGGCCTTGTAACTGCGCAGGACCATCATCACGTCCACGCCCTTGCGCCGGTGCTCGGGCAGCACGCCCAGCAGCAGGGTGCGCGCGTAGGTGATCTTCTTGCGGTCGAGCAGGAACTTGAGGATGCCGAAGGGGAAGAGTTTGCCGCGAACCCTCTTGAGTGCAAGGTTGAAGTCGGGGATGGTCATGCTGAAGCCGATGGGCTCGCCACGCCACTCGGCGATCAGCAGCAGGTTCTCGTTGACCATGGTCTTCATCTCCTTGGCCGAGAAATAGAACTCCTCGGGGTCCATGGGGATGAAGCCCCAGTTCTCGTTCCAGCAATCGTTGTAGAGGCTGCGGATCAGCTCCACCTCGTTGCGGAAGTCCTTCTTGTCGATGGGGCGGACGGTGAGGTCGGTCTTGCCGGCGAGCACCTGCCTGACGCCGTCGGCCACGCGTTTGGAGAGCTTGATGTCCTCGGCGTCCACCCGCCAGGCCCACAGGTCCTTGCACTTGGCCAGCCCGGCGTAGGATTCGAATTGATCCTGGTAGTAGGTCGGGTTGTAGGACATGCCGGTCACCGGCGGCGAGGGCTCGCCGTCGATCAGCAGGCCCGGATTGTCGTGATTGGTGGTGAAGTTCAGCGGGCCGCGCATGACGGTCATGCCGCGTTCGCGCAGCCAGTCCCTGGCGGTGTCGAGCAGCGCGTGGGAGACGACCGCGTCGTCGATGCATTCGTAGAAACCGTAGAAGCCGATCTGCTCGCGCCAGTACTCGTTGTGATAGCGGTCGACGCAGGCGCCGATGCGTCCGATCACCTCGCCGTCGCGCCGGGCCAGCCAGAGACCGGTCTCGGCATGCTTGAAGAAGGGGTTCTTGCGCCGGTCGAAGAACTCCTTGAGCTGGGCGAGCAGCGGGTAGACGTAGTGGGGATCGTCGGCGTAGATACGGTAGGGAAGGTGCAGGAACGCGTCGAGGTCCTTCTTGCCGGATACCGGCGCGACGGTGAAGCCCATCTTCCCTCCCGGCAAGCTGCGGATTAGTCGATCACGCCCAGTTCCTTGCCCACGCGCGTGAGGATGTCCATGGCGCGATGCACCTCGTCCTCGGTGTGGGTGGCCATCAGGCTGAGGCGGATCAGGGCGTCGCCCTTCTCCACGGCGGGCGAGACCACTGAGTTTACGAAGACGCCCTCCTCGAACAGCCGGCGGCACATCTGGAAGGTCATGAGATCCTCGCCGATCACGACGGGGATGATGGGCGTCTCGGACGGGCCGGTGTCGAAACCGGCGTCCTTCAGACGCGACATCATGACCTTGGTGTTGCGCCAGAGGTGCTCGAGGCGCCAGTCCTCCTCGAGCATTACGTCGACGGCCGCCGACACGGCGGCGCAGGAGGCGGGCGGCATGCTCGCGGAGAAGATCAGCGAGCGGGCGATGTGCTGGATGTAGTGGATGGTCTCGGCGTCCGAGGCGATGAAGCCGCCGACCGAGGCCAGCGACTTGCTGAAGGTGCCCATGACCAGGTGCACGCGGTCGGTGACGCCGAAGTGGTCGGCGGTGCCGCGCCCCTGGTTGCCGAGCACGCCCACGCCGTGGGCGTCGTCGATCATCAGCACCGCGTCGTGCTTCTCGGCGAGGTCGAGGATCTCGGGCACCTTGGCGATATCGCCGTGCATGGAGAACACGCCGTCCACGACGATCAACGTGCCGTTGGAGTCGCAGGTGCTCAGAACCTGCGCCAGCGAGGTCATGTTGTTGTGCCTGTACTTCTTGACCTGGCCGAAGCTCAGGCGGGTGCCGTCGATGATCGAGGCGTGGTCGGCGCGGTCGACCACCACGGTGTCGTTGCGGCCGACCAGGGCGAAGATCACGCCCAGGTTGACCATCATGCCGGTGGAGAAGACCAGGGCCTTCTCCTTGCCCACCAGCTCGGCCAGTTTCGCCTCCAGCTCGATGTGGATGTCCAGGGTGCCGTTCAAGAATCGCGAACCGGCGCAGCCGCTGCCGTACTTGTCCAGGGCCTGCTTGGCCCGCTCCTTGACCAGCGGGTGGTTGGTCAGGCCCAGGTAGTTGTTGCTGCCCAGCATGATCACTTCCCGGCCGTCGATCCGCACGGTGTTCTCCTGCGCGGACTCGATGACCCGGAAATAATGGTACAGACCGGCCTTCTGCAGATCCTTCGCCGCCCTGAACTGTCCGACCTTGTCGAGTAGCCCCATCTTCATCCTTGCTGTGTTCAGAAGGGACGGCGCCCGCGCGACCCCGTCCATCATCTGTCTGCCGTCCTGGATACGAGGGCAGCACGATAAGCCTTCGGATCCGACTGTACCAATTCTTTCGAAACGGGGCCAGTCTTAAAGAACCCTTATCTGCGCAACAGCGCGCGGGCCTCCCAGGCGATGAAAAGGGCCAGGAACACGAGACATGCGGCGATACCGGCGAGCAGGATCTGCCCGTCACCGCAGAAATGCCAGGCTTGCCAGACCAGCGCGGCCACGGAGGTCGCGAGCATGAACAGCGCGGGCAGCAGGGTGATCAGCCGGGGCTTGCGCAGGCCCACCAGCCAGCTCGAGACCACGATAAGCGCAAGGGCCGCCACCAGTTGATTGGTCGCCCCGAAAACGGGCCAGATGCGGGTGTAGCTGTCGCTGGCTCCGAGCCAGCCGGCGGCAAGCACCGTGACCAGGGTGGCGGCCCAGCGCCCTCCCAGCAGCGGCAGGTCGCGGCAGAGCTCCTGCAGGACGAAGCGGGCCAGGCGCGTGGAGGTATCGAGGGTTGTGATCACGAAGGCGTTGATCATCAGGATCCCGAAAAAAAGGCCGAGGGGCGCGGTGAACAGGGGCAGGGCGTCCACCAGACGGCTCAGGCCGGTGGCGAAGGCCATGATGGGGCCGCCGCCCTCGTTCGACATGAGGTACTGCAGGCTGTCGGTGGCGGGCGTCGCGCTGGCGTCCCAATCGAGGGCGCCGGCGGCGGTCAGCACGACCAGGCCCGCCAGCGCGGCCTCGAGGATCATGGCCCCGTAGCCCACCCGCAGGCCGTCGGATTCGCGGGCGAGCTGCTTGCTGGTGGTGCCGCTGGCGACGAGCGCGTGGAAGCCGCTGATGGCCCCGCAGGCGATCATCACGAAGAGCATGGGCCACATGGGGCCCTGGCCGACGTTGATGCTGGTCAACGCGGGCGCGGCGAGGTCCGGATGCAGGGCCAGCAGACCCAGGAATCCGCCGCCGAGGCCGAGGTAGAGGATCCAGGTGCTCAGGTAGTCGCGGGGCTGCAGCAGCAGCCACACGGGCAGGACCGAAGCCGCAACGCAGTAGACCATCAGGATCCAGAACCAGAACGTCATCGCGGGCAGGCCCAGGGCCGTCTCGCCCACGTCGACGGGGACCTGTTGCCCCAGCCAGATCAGCCCGGCGAGGGCCAGCAGGGCCGCCAGCGTGGCCGGTCCGAGACGGATTCCGGTCCGCAGGACCAGTTTTCCGAAGATCATCGCCAGCAGTATGAGCCCGAAGGTGGGCATCACGATGGTGGGCTCTGACGTGAAGGTGCGCGCGGTGATCACGCCGAAGACGGCGATCACCA
Coding sequences within:
- a CDS encoding phosphatase PAP2 family protein, yielding MRRGMIRLTIHRLDLDRWAVVYLIVSGIYPLLNPSVNAHPFWRLAAHWALALVFWFLPPILRRSRHAVLRLVGEIYLPFTFPLFYAEMEFLGIVFHGFHDSFDPWLIALESKLFGLQPSLAWSAAWPWPWFHELMEFAYFTYYLFSPVVLFMLFKSAGPADDDRWPAVRGFVRDLSATMLLCYSLYTFFPAWGPKYFTTRPIDVPGWIFTDIMRVIHANGAILGAAFPSSHVAGSMMGWWHVWRWFPRYRPLATSLWLLLCAATVYCRYHYVVDVIGGIMLGSLVIWLGHNFGETGQWFRWEKLKTWRGLPRPRITEP
- a CDS encoding NAD-dependent epimerase/dehydratase family protein; its protein translation is MTALVALTGATGFLGGHIADALLARGCRLRASVRATSDQRWIRDKGLETIEAVLAPPSGAPDEAGLETLDALLDGAERVIHCAGVVRARDEAGYRRANTLSTRRLLEAAARAGSVRAFVLISSLAASGPSAPGRPRREDDPCAPITAYGRSKVEAESLLERDWPFRTAALRPPALYGPRDRAFLPLFKAAGRGLGARIGRVKELSLVDGRDAARAAVLLAEDERARGAYFVEDGMPHAIADLTAALSRGFGRPILTLPLPVGLLRLFARLVGGTRAQALPLLAEDRLVDVSVDGWACTGEKIRRELGFSDARDLDTGFAETLDFYRREGWL
- a CDS encoding GNAT family N-acetyltransferase, which encodes MGFTVAPVSGKKDLDAFLHLPYRIYADDPHYVYPLLAQLKEFFDRRKNPFFKHAETGLWLARRDGEVIGRIGACVDRYHNEYWREQIGFYGFYECIDDAVVSHALLDTARDWLRERGMTVMRGPLNFTTNHDNPGLLIDGEPSPPVTGMSYNPTYYQDQFESYAGLAKCKDLWAWRVDAEDIKLSKRVADGVRQVLAGKTDLTVRPIDKKDFRNEVELIRSLYNDCWNENWGFIPMDPEEFYFSAKEMKTMVNENLLLIAEWRGEPIGFSMTIPDFNLALKRVRGKLFPFGILKFLLDRKKITYARTLLLGVLPEHRRKGVDVMMVLRSYKAAVKGGITAGECSWILEDNTPMNNILEKLGARVYKTYRIYDLPLS
- a CDS encoding aminotransferase class I/II-fold pyridoxal phosphate-dependent enzyme, with translation MKMGLLDKVGQFRAAKDLQKAGLYHYFRVIESAQENTVRIDGREVIMLGSNNYLGLTNHPLVKERAKQALDKYGSGCAGSRFLNGTLDIHIELEAKLAELVGKEKALVFSTGMMVNLGVIFALVGRNDTVVVDRADHASIIDGTRLSFGQVKKYRHNNMTSLAQVLSTCDSNGTLIVVDGVFSMHGDIAKVPEILDLAEKHDAVLMIDDAHGVGVLGNQGRGTADHFGVTDRVHLVMGTFSKSLASVGGFIASDAETIHYIQHIARSLIFSASMPPASCAAVSAAVDVMLEEDWRLEHLWRNTKVMMSRLKDAGFDTGPSETPIIPVVIGEDLMTFQMCRRLFEEGVFVNSVVSPAVEKGDALIRLSLMATHTEDEVHRAMDILTRVGKELGVID
- a CDS encoding carbon starvation protein A, with product MNTLWIGGALAVWLVLGYRLYGRWVARRLIAPDDGRPVPSDAQADGLDYHAAKTPVLFGHHFSSIAGAGPIVGPLLGVRYFGWLASLLWVAVGAVFIGAVHDYVSLMASVRNRGVSVGEIAEQTLGRRARVVLSIFLWCALVLVIAVFGVITARTFTSEPTIVMPTFGLILLAMIFGKLVLRTGIRLGPATLAALLALAGLIWLGQQVPVDVGETALGLPAMTFWFWILMVYCVAASVLPVWLLLQPRDYLSTWILYLGLGGGFLGLLALHPDLAAPALTSINVGQGPMWPMLFVMIACGAISGFHALVASGTTSKQLARESDGLRVGYGAMILEAALAGLVVLTAAGALDWDASATPATDSLQYLMSNEGGGPIMAFATGLSRLVDALPLFTAPLGLFFGILMINAFVITTLDTSTRLARFVLQELCRDLPLLGGRWAATLVTVLAAGWLGASDSYTRIWPVFGATNQLVAALALIVVSSWLVGLRKPRLITLLPALFMLATSVAALVWQAWHFCGDGQILLAGIAACLVFLALFIAWEARALLRR